TTTaaacacaggtaaacagacaaaaaatatgaatttatattttgtcaGGGATTGTGTGCAGACTTATGTAACTGGTGTTAGAGTAGGAAAATCAATAACCTAATTGGTGGGTGAATGTATTACAGAGGTGATGATCTGCTTGGTAATTTATTGAGTAAAATGTCATTCAGATGCCTGAATTTGATATCTGAATGGTTTAGTCTATTAAAAAGAATATAAACAGTGTCTCACAGTCACCATAAAAATGCTCTGACATGATGTAAAATATTATGCAACGGTTCTAATATCAGAAGCTTTCAGGTGTTTTTCAGGCTCTTACTTCAGCATCCTTTTGGCAGCGTAACAGCGCAGGTCATAGGACACAGAGTAAACACCATACAGGGTTGCTTTCACATTCAGGCAGCCAATGAAATCCTCAGGGTTGTTCTTGTAGAGGTCTAAAGTCAGCTTGGCCACATCTGTCCGCTGCTGCGCCATGCACACACTAAGTTCGTCTCTGGAGGGGCTAATCTGCGAGGCAACCGGATGACAAACATAAGTTGGACCAAAAGGGTGTAGAACCATTTCACTGGTGCAACTGCAGCAGCCAAACTGGGCCAAATGAGATCACCCAGCTCCACCAGGAGACAGCTGAGTAACAGACTGATGGTGCTCCTGCCCAAGAGGATGTGTGAGGAGAATGACAATGAAGAAAGGTCATTCTGAGGTCACGAAAGTAAATATTTAGTGGTGGGTGAGTTTATACAAAATCTCTGGATGCATCAATTTCTATAGAAATTAATTGTGTGCTGCTTGACACCATTCTACTGTGATGGCAACTGTCTCTGATTAAAATTCAATGTAGATCCTTTGATTTTTCTCTACAAATGAAGACAGAAGAAACTAATCTCTGGTGTTCACCCTGCTTTCTACCGGTGAACAATAACTGACACATTATTCCTCTTCTCAGGGTGAAGGATCAAATATTTGCCGATTAAAATTCAATGAATAGTCAGCAGATTATTCCCATTTTCAGACTCTTGTTGCATCCATATTCATGGCCGCTGCATTAAAGAAGGAGATATTTTCCTGTCTGCTCCATCGTTACATCAAAGAATCACTGGCAGAATAATTTCTGAATCTAGGACGCTGACCAGGCTGTGTATTTTGACAAAGGGAGTTTAAGATCAACACTGTCACCTAGTGGTTGATTTGTGAAGGGTCAGACAATGTCATACCGGATGAGGGGTCCACTTCTGACCCTTTTCCAGGACCATGAAGACAGTATTTTCAGGCAGCGTCTGGAAGAATTCCTCCACATCCACCACTGTGCCATCTTCATCCAGCACCAGGGCGCTGACACACGGCACACTCAATGAGTCGCTGACCTGAGAGTGCACATACACCCAACATTACTGATCAGGAAATGACTTAGATATGCTCCATTTCACCTAGATGGAACATTATCACACTCAGATACACCTCATTCTCATTAACTTTTGCCAGCGTGAGCATAAAAATATGCGCAATCCTCACAGATGGTGAAGGAAGAAGTGAGACAGAGGCTTGTCTGTCTGTGGTCACTTTAATCACTTTAGTCTTGATGTCACAGTCTGATTTTTATCCACCCTCAGCTGTGCCACAATTCCTCTTCACATCCTCCTCTTACCTTGTTAATCAAGTCACCAAGTGCGTCTGCCATGATACCCTTCTTCACACTGCGGTCAGCGTTTGTGACTCTGAAGGGCCTCGGTCGAGGAGCTCGACCGGACAGAAGCTGCTGGGTCATGGACGCACTGGCTGTTACGCATCTGAAAGATGACATGACGCAGGACATTGGTTGTCGAGTGGCAGCGTGGAGGACCAGAATCTGACTCACACGGCGGAACTCTTACTTGGAGAGGGAGGCCGGCGTCAGGAGGTTGAGTGACTTCAGAGCGTAATCCATTTGAGAGCACCTCCACCAGCAGCTGGAAGAAAGCATTTAAGACTCCATCAGTAGCAAGGAGTTATATCACAGGTTTCTCTAACTTCTTATATTTGAATAAATCCACCAATAAACAAACTCTTGGATATTGATATCGGCTGTTGTACTGACCGTTTGTAGATTTTGTGGCTGTTGCACTCTTGAAGTCGCTGTTACTGTTTTCACCACCAAACAACTTTGATAATGTACACCCACTGTCTGTGTTGCTGCTTCTTGCACCACGTGATCAGTGAACTTTGTGCTGATGACTGGTGCAAGTTGGAAACCTGATTGTGCAATTCTTCACCGacactcacactgaccttccaCTCAGAAAGTCCAAGATCCAAGTTTGTTTCGTACAGACAATCATGAGTTGAACTCAGAGTTCAGGTGTCACATTACAACTTATGGATATCACATTTGTTATGTTTTCCCCTTTTGgataatgcaaaaataaatctgttttgctGTTGTTAAAATTTCAAATTCCCATTAGATTAAATGCGGGCATTTAattttttagtatttaaagtatgaaatatatgtacagtacagtccCTAAATGAGGTCATCAATCAATGTTCACCATATGTCCTCCCACACATTGGTGCGTCAGCACATGCAGACAAGCAGGATCCAGACGGCTGAGTGTTATCACCACGTTTTACACAACagaaggtagaggtagtgatATTGCCTAAGCGCATAGCATTTAAAACTTGGGTATTTAAGTGAATTTAATGTGACAGAGGCCTTGCCCAGGTAGAATTTTAGATATGCAGTTTTTACAAGATGAGGTAGAGATGCAATTATTATGATGTACAAGAGCCAAAAAGCTTATTTAGTCAAAACCACCTAAACTTATATTAACGTTTTCATTGATGTTCCTTGAATGGTTTAACAAGTATATGTCTCCTGAAATAATAGTCACTCTCTGGATTCTCACCATGTTAAAAACAGTGCAAAAATCCAGATTTACTCCAAAATCCATTGCTTCCATTTCAAATGTTCCATGTTTCCTCTTTATTTTATGGAAATATGTGAAGCATTTTATGCATAATTGGGAAAAAACACCTAAATATGACAAATGTTTATAAAGGCATTATGTTTCTACCCCTTAAAAAACATATAATGGGTTCTTTCTTGCtacatgttaatttaaaaatcagacaggaagttcaaACATAACGGAACAAATTCAACCAATGAGGAGGATTTctacaggaaacaggaaacacacagaacaGTGGGCCCACAAACCCTGTTACATCCacaattacaagaacattatgTTTCCCACTAAAAGTGAACACCACCTGATCAAAGGATGTTAAAAAAACCGTCCAGTGTAACCAAATGTTGAGCAGCAAAGCGTTTGGACTGACTTCTCCCTGTGTCTCTGCTGTAAACTCGCCTTCACTTCAGCTCCATCTTTAACACCTTCGTCACAAGTCAGACATTTTGGCTCCTTGTTCTTCTTCCGTTTTCATCGTCTCTCATCTAAATAAAATACTATCAGACGAAAACGTGTGCATCGTTTACATTCT
This sequence is a window from Antennarius striatus isolate MH-2024 chromosome 5, ASM4005453v1, whole genome shotgun sequence. Protein-coding genes within it:
- the cidec gene encoding cell death activator CIDE-3 gives rise to the protein MDYALKSLNLLTPASLSKCVTASASMTQQLLSGRAPRPRPFRVTNADRSVKKGIMADALGDLINKVSDSLSVPCVSALVLDEDGTVVDVEEFFQTLPENTVFMVLEKGQKWTPHPISPSRDELSVCMAQQRTDVAKLTLDLYKNNPEDFIGCLNVKATLYGVYSVSYDLRCYAAKRMLKEALRWTIFSMQATGHILLGSSCYIEHLLEEEEQVEKSLMLPQESRVRQLQNMLLGKISYS